Genomic window (Streptococcus suis S735):
ATACCATGTTTTTATACCGGGATCTTGGACGGAAGCAGATTTTCTGGTCTAAATATTTGGGTCTCTTAGCAACAATCGTCATTTTCTATGGTCTCTTCTTTGTAACCTCTGCATTTGTACATTATGTTCGGGTAATCCATCTACCTTTTGGTAGTCCAGCTGTTTTTGAAGCTAGTTTGGCAGAGAGCTTGAGTAATGTATTTTGTATTGTCGCTTATTTGCTAAAAGATATTTTATCGATTAGTTTGGCAACTGCTCTTTGTTTGTATCTGAAAAATATTACCACAATGATCACAGGATTTTTGGTGACGATTACGATGATGATTTTAGCAATTGTTGGCGGTCCAGTTGCGATGCTTTTTCCAACTAGTTATATGACTTTGGCGAGCGAAGGCCTGACAGGAGCGGGGCTTGCTTATTTAGGAGCTATCTGTGTCACAATTATTTACGTACTCGTATTTACTAAAATTGCTGCGAAAAAATTCAAGAATTTGGAGTTCTAGTTATGAATAAAAGACTCGTCGGAGTGTTGTTGAAGTCGCTCAATAAAACGATGTTCTTGTTTGGGATAGTTCTGAGTGCACTTGGGGTTGGAATGGGTTTGTTCCTGCCCCAGTTTATTGGTAAATTGCTAGATCAAACCTATTTGAGCAATCTATTAACACGGCCAGAATTGCTGGCAGGTTTCATCCTTTTCTTTGTATCGGTCTATGCAGTACAGGCTCTATCTAATTATTTCATAGGGCGTAGTGGTAGTAATGCACTCAAACAGTTGCAACAATATATTTATGAATCCTTGTTGACCACATCTGTAAAGGACTTGGATCAGTACCAATCAGGTGATCTTGCTAGTCGTTTGACTAATGATATGTCGGTTGTTCTGAACTTCATCACCGTTATTCTTCCAAATTTCTTGATGAATGGTTTGATGGTTATGGGGTCAATTTATTTTCTGTGGACCATCAGTCCGTGGCTCACGGGTCTTAGTCTCTTCTTGCTTCCTTTGTTGTCAATGGTTATGATTCCGATGAATCAGCGGTTGGAAGGTTACTACTCTGCTTACCAAGAGGGATTAGGGCAGGTTTCTAGTAGAATTAGTCATAAATTTACAACGATTCGTTTGATGAAGGCTTTTCAGGGAGAAAAGCATGAACAGCGAGAGATGGGCAAGTCTTTTCAGTATCTGTCACAAACCTTTGAGAAAATGATTGGACTGTCAGCGGTGCAACATACCTTGGTTAGTAGCTTAATGACGGGATTTATTATCCTGATGTTGCTTATAGCGGGGATAGAAGTAACCAAGGGAGTGATGACCATGGCTACATTGACAACCTTTGTATTGTACATGATGCAACTGATTGATCCAGTCACAGACATTGCTGCTTCCCTAAATGAACTGACGGAGTTTCATGCAGTGTCTAAACGTTTGGTAGAATTGCTGGA
Coding sequences:
- a CDS encoding membrane protein, with protein sequence MKQIFPAVFRTIWKRKETQVYLLFTLFPFIYLVTSFIEGSNFMQIHAGEGYKVSLVAFTNMMVSSADSFILPSLTLYFLAISVFRKEVDEHTMFLYRDLGRKQIFWSKYLGLLATIVIFYGLFFVTSAFVHYVRVIHLPFGSPAVFEASLAESLSNVFCIVAYLLKDILSISLATALCLYLKNITTMITGFLVTITMMILAIVGGPVAMLFPTSYMTLASEGLTGAGLAYLGAICVTIIYVLVFTKIAAKKFKNLEF
- a CDS encoding ABC transporter ATP-binding protein, whose protein sequence is MNKRLVGVLLKSLNKTMFLFGIVLSALGVGMGLFLPQFIGKLLDQTYLSNLLTRPELLAGFILFFVSVYAVQALSNYFIGRSGSNALKQLQQYIYESLLTTSVKDLDQYQSGDLASRLTNDMSVVLNFITVILPNFLMNGLMVMGSIYFLWTISPWLTGLSLFLLPLLSMVMIPMNQRLEGYYSAYQEGLGQVSSRISHKFTTIRLMKAFQGEKHEQREMGKSFQYLSQTFEKMIGLSAVQHTLVSSLMTGFIILMLLIAGIEVTKGVMTMATLTTFVLYMMQLIDPVTDIAASLNELTEFHAVSKRLVELLELNKEEQVDTELVDAASIQLEKVRFSYHTDPILNGVSVRIPEGAHVAIVGPSGAGKSTIFALLMKYYQDYKGKIRIGQQCLSDISTKEMRRLISFIPQDNTLFHGTIRENLLYGKNESVSEERIAYILKELGLSPLVAELEDGLDTRISENGTGLSEGQKQRFSIARALLLEHPIYLLDEATASLDTVTERVISKAIDRLTAGKTRLTIAHRLHTVREADAILVLDKNGQVADYGHHQQLVERNHLYQDFLRGLPQAS